A region of Nocardioides alkalitolerans DNA encodes the following proteins:
- a CDS encoding AAA family ATPase translates to MPVVVDPDSSVLGDLLTALPPGGHGMDTTEKLAAWLDNRPDEYVAVIGPGVDFAVALEVCETLRFTRPTVSVVVVRDHVDTDVLTKAMHAGVRDVVPTRDLAAVSGAVERAYQLWIALRGPGGAARQGRIVACFSPKGGVGKTTAAVNLALALADRGARQVCLVDLDLAFGDVAITLQLFPSHSIEHAIGSEDVLDFHLLEPILTRHEDSLMVLAAPSTPDARDRITPTLVARTLRVLAENFDFVVIDTAPAFDELTLTALDEVDECVMVATLDVPTLKNVKVALETMDALGIAQGHRHLLLNRADDEVGIGAEKVEAILGLRIAAQVATSVEIAAATNAGRPIVAAKPDHASSTEFQQLASRLSGTPAAPTPASTMKATTPQNPREERGGFFRRRR, encoded by the coding sequence ATGCCCGTCGTCGTCGACCCCGACAGCTCGGTCCTCGGTGACCTGCTGACCGCGCTGCCCCCGGGCGGCCACGGGATGGACACCACCGAGAAGCTCGCCGCCTGGCTCGACAACCGCCCCGACGAGTACGTCGCGGTCATCGGCCCCGGCGTCGACTTCGCCGTCGCGCTCGAGGTGTGCGAGACCCTCCGCTTCACCCGTCCCACGGTGAGCGTCGTCGTCGTGCGCGACCATGTCGACACCGACGTGCTGACGAAGGCGATGCACGCCGGCGTCCGCGACGTGGTGCCGACCCGTGACCTCGCGGCGGTCAGCGGCGCCGTCGAGCGTGCCTACCAGCTCTGGATCGCGCTGCGCGGACCCGGCGGCGCCGCCCGCCAGGGCCGCATCGTCGCCTGCTTCTCCCCCAAGGGCGGGGTCGGCAAGACGACCGCGGCCGTCAACCTCGCGCTCGCGCTCGCCGACCGGGGGGCGCGCCAGGTCTGCCTGGTCGACCTCGACCTCGCGTTCGGGGACGTCGCCATCACGCTGCAGCTCTTCCCGTCGCACTCCATCGAGCACGCGATCGGCAGCGAGGACGTGCTCGACTTCCACCTGCTCGAGCCGATCCTCACGCGCCACGAGGACTCGCTCATGGTGCTGGCCGCGCCGAGCACGCCCGACGCGCGGGACCGGATCACGCCCACGCTCGTGGCGCGGACGCTCCGCGTGCTGGCCGAGAACTTCGACTTCGTCGTCATCGACACGGCGCCGGCCTTCGACGAGCTGACCCTGACGGCGCTCGACGAGGTCGACGAGTGCGTGATGGTCGCGACCCTCGACGTACCGACCCTGAAGAACGTCAAGGTCGCCCTCGAGACGATGGACGCGCTCGGGATCGCCCAGGGCCACCGTCACCTGCTCCTCAACCGCGCGGACGACGAGGTCGGGATCGGCGCGGAGAAGGTCGAGGCGATCCTCGGCCTGCGGATCGCCGCGCAGGTGGCCACGTCGGTGGAGATCGCCGCGGCGACCAACGCCGGCCGCCCGATCGTCGCGGCGAAGCCCGACCACGCCTCGAGCACGGAGTTCCAGCAGCTCGCCTCCCGGTTGTCCGGGACCCCGGCGGCGCCCACCCCGGCGTCGACGATGAAAGCAACGACCCCGCAGAACCCGCGCGAGGAGCGTGGGGGCTTCTTCCGTCGCCGGAGGTGA
- a CDS encoding RcpC/CpaB family pilus assembly protein translates to MDRRRVLLIVAAVVAALGLVLVFLWARGADARADARYDTVEVYKAAEPIQLGEAFDDALNTGKIVRAKVPEGQLLEGYVTVETAGQLDGQLAAMDIAPGEQITTAKFAEEVRTGVVLPVPEGRVAQAVELDDAGRVAGFANPGDDVALLAVLETGEGIVLIPDTQVLGVGSSGGLDETDPQDGTTDGSADPVENTIVTLALTPDEALDLTSAIGQDAVMSLVLRGDGVELVRGQTVSLGNITAP, encoded by the coding sequence ATGGATCGACGCAGGGTCCTCCTCATCGTCGCGGCCGTGGTCGCCGCGCTCGGCCTCGTGCTGGTCTTCCTGTGGGCCCGCGGCGCGGACGCCCGCGCCGACGCCCGCTACGACACGGTGGAGGTCTACAAGGCCGCCGAGCCGATCCAGCTCGGCGAGGCCTTCGACGACGCGCTCAACACCGGCAAGATCGTCCGGGCGAAGGTGCCCGAGGGGCAGCTGCTCGAGGGCTACGTGACCGTGGAGACGGCCGGCCAGCTCGACGGCCAGCTCGCGGCCATGGACATCGCACCCGGCGAGCAGATCACCACGGCGAAGTTCGCCGAGGAGGTGCGCACCGGCGTGGTGCTGCCGGTGCCGGAGGGCCGCGTCGCCCAGGCCGTGGAGCTCGACGACGCCGGCCGCGTGGCCGGCTTCGCGAACCCGGGCGACGACGTGGCACTGCTCGCGGTGCTCGAGACCGGGGAGGGCATCGTGCTCATCCCCGACACCCAGGTGCTCGGCGTGGGCAGCTCCGGCGGCCTCGACGAGACCGACCCCCAGGACGGCACCACCGATGGCTCCGCCGACCCGGTCGAGAACACGATCGTCACGCTCGCCCTCACGCCCGACGAGGCGCTGGACCTCACCAGCGCCATCGGTCAGGACGCCGTGATGTCCCTGGTGCTGCGCGGTGACGGTGTCGAGCTCGTGCGCGGTCAGACCGTCTCGCTCGGCAACATCACCGCCCCCTGA
- a CDS encoding ArsA family ATPase: MPDPRVLLLTGKGGVGKSTLAAGTAALAAQRGLRTLVLSTDAAHSLADAYGVPVAAEPTAVADGLWVQQVDAQLRFEQSWAEVQRYLLSVLDVVGVDRVAAEELTVLPGAEEVLALLELHHQARSGRWDLLVVDCAPTAETLRLLALPEALGWYMQRIFPAQRTLLRAFKPVLGRAAGVPMPGDSVLDAVERLHADLRDVRDLLTGPTASVRVVLTPERVVLAEARRAYTNLSLFGYRVDGVVANRVFPADGADPWRAGWVTAQAEVLAETAASFEGLPLWRSEYRTAEPVGPGELAALAAEVYGADDPVAPPSGSGPYTVELAEGRGEIGLALPLVARRDVALARNGDELVVTVGSYRRLLTLPAGLARMRIAGARVEDGRLRVRFEERPVERSGERSGEKVT, translated from the coding sequence TTGCCTGATCCACGCGTCCTCCTCCTCACGGGGAAGGGGGGCGTGGGCAAGTCGACCCTCGCGGCAGGAACGGCCGCCCTGGCCGCGCAACGGGGCCTGCGCACCCTCGTGCTGTCCACCGACGCGGCCCACTCCCTGGCGGACGCCTACGGCGTGCCGGTGGCCGCGGAGCCCACGGCGGTGGCCGACGGGCTGTGGGTGCAGCAGGTCGACGCCCAGCTGCGCTTCGAGCAGTCGTGGGCCGAGGTCCAGCGCTACCTGCTCTCCGTGCTCGACGTGGTCGGCGTCGACCGCGTCGCCGCCGAGGAGCTCACCGTCCTGCCCGGCGCCGAGGAGGTGCTCGCCCTCCTCGAGCTCCACCACCAGGCGCGCTCGGGCCGGTGGGACCTGCTCGTCGTCGACTGCGCCCCCACGGCCGAGACCCTGCGCCTGCTCGCGCTGCCGGAGGCGCTCGGGTGGTACATGCAGCGCATCTTCCCGGCGCAGCGCACGCTCCTGCGGGCGTTCAAGCCCGTGCTGGGCCGCGCCGCCGGCGTACCGATGCCGGGGGACTCCGTGCTCGACGCGGTCGAGCGGCTGCACGCGGACCTGCGGGACGTGCGGGACCTGCTGACCGGCCCGACCGCCTCGGTGCGGGTGGTGCTCACGCCCGAGCGGGTGGTGCTCGCGGAGGCCCGGCGGGCCTACACGAACCTCTCGCTCTTCGGCTACCGCGTCGACGGTGTCGTGGCCAACCGCGTCTTCCCCGCCGACGGCGCCGACCCCTGGCGCGCCGGGTGGGTGACGGCCCAGGCCGAGGTGCTCGCCGAGACGGCCGCCTCGTTCGAGGGGCTGCCGCTGTGGCGCTCGGAGTACCGCACCGCCGAGCCCGTCGGGCCCGGTGAGCTGGCCGCCCTCGCGGCGGAGGTGTACGGCGCGGACGACCCCGTCGCGCCGCCGAGCGGCTCGGGGCCCTACACGGTCGAGCTCGCGGAGGGCCGCGGGGAGATCGGCCTCGCGCTGCCGCTGGTGGCCCGCAGGGACGTCGCCCTCGCCCGCAACGGCGACGAGCTGGTCGTGACGGTCGGGTCGTATCGTCGGCTCCTGACGCTGCCTGCGGGCCTGGCCCGCATGCGGATCGCGGGCGCCCGGGTGGAGGACGGCCGGTTGCGCGTCCGCTTCGAGGAGCGGCCGGTGGAGCGATCGGGAGAGCGGTCGGGAGAGAAGGTCACGTGA
- a CDS encoding SRPBCC family protein, giving the protein MAEQTSSTIVIDAPPAEVMAVIADFPAYPQWATGMKSVEVVEPGAAGERPRKVRFVLDVAPIKDEYTLAYTWHGDTEVTWVLDQGGILRALDGAYTLRDLGTGSTEVTYRLALEVTIPLIGMLRRRGEKILIDTALKGLKKRVEGLA; this is encoded by the coding sequence GTGGCAGAGCAGACGTCGTCCACGATCGTGATCGACGCCCCTCCCGCCGAGGTCATGGCCGTCATCGCCGATTTCCCGGCCTACCCGCAGTGGGCCACGGGCATGAAGAGCGTCGAGGTCGTCGAGCCCGGTGCCGCGGGGGAGCGGCCCCGCAAGGTGCGGTTCGTGCTCGACGTGGCGCCCATCAAGGACGAGTACACGCTGGCCTACACGTGGCACGGCGACACCGAGGTCACGTGGGTGCTGGACCAGGGCGGGATCCTGCGCGCGCTCGACGGGGCCTACACGCTCCGCGACCTGGGCACCGGCTCCACCGAGGTCACCTACCGCCTCGCGCTCGAGGTCACCATCCCGCTCATCGGGATGCTGCGCCGGCGCGGCGAGAAGATCCTCATCGACACGGCCCTCAAGGGCCTCAAGAAGCGCGTCGAGGGTCTTGCCTGA
- a CDS encoding CpaF family protein, whose product MSTLAERLAAAAARRQAEEATAAPEPPPSPEPTPEPEPTPAPEPAAAPPPAPAAAAPPAAEDLLDATIARSVGTLGTTPEPSAPSTAKPVPSAGRAGEGVGRHRPLPPKSEVPSSSGPRKVLAAQQADRIEEIKASVHGQLLQQLGPQLYDAKMDQADLEGRVKVVLQEVLSAQERPLSSADRVRVTQEISDEILGYGPIEAYLRDPEVSEVMVNGPHQVWVERNGRLESVDTVFTDEAHLRRIIDKIVSRIGRRVDESSPMVDARLPDGSRVNAVVPPLAIDGSALTIRKFAADPFTVDDLISFGSLTPRTADFLEACVRGRLNIIVSGSTGAGKTTTLNVLSSFIPADERIVTIEDAAELQLKQDHVVRLESRPPNIEGKGEVQIRDLVKNSLRMRPDRIIVGEVRDASALDMLQAMSTGHDGSIATAHSNGPRDTLSRIETMVLMAGMDLPIRAIREQMASAIDLIVHQTRFKDGSRHITHITEVERMEGEVVTLQDVFVYDHGAGFDAAGRSLGRLRSTGLRPKFLEKMAYHNVTVDPMVFALDRH is encoded by the coding sequence ATGAGCACGCTCGCCGAACGACTCGCCGCTGCCGCCGCCCGCCGCCAGGCGGAGGAGGCGACGGCCGCACCGGAGCCCCCGCCGTCGCCGGAGCCCACGCCCGAGCCGGAGCCCACGCCCGCCCCGGAGCCCGCGGCCGCACCGCCGCCCGCACCGGCCGCGGCCGCACCCCCGGCGGCCGAGGACCTCCTCGACGCCACGATCGCCCGCTCGGTCGGCACGCTGGGCACGACGCCCGAGCCGTCGGCCCCGTCGACCGCGAAGCCCGTCCCCTCCGCGGGGCGCGCCGGCGAGGGCGTCGGACGCCACCGCCCGCTGCCGCCGAAGTCGGAGGTCCCGTCGTCCTCGGGCCCGCGCAAGGTGCTGGCCGCCCAGCAGGCCGACCGCATCGAGGAGATCAAGGCCAGCGTGCACGGGCAGCTCCTGCAGCAGCTCGGCCCGCAGCTCTACGACGCGAAGATGGACCAGGCCGACCTCGAGGGTCGCGTCAAGGTGGTGCTCCAGGAGGTCCTGTCCGCGCAGGAGCGCCCACTGAGCAGCGCCGACCGCGTGCGGGTGACGCAGGAGATCAGCGACGAGATCCTGGGCTACGGCCCCATCGAGGCCTACCTGCGCGACCCCGAGGTCTCCGAGGTCATGGTCAACGGCCCCCACCAGGTCTGGGTCGAGCGGAACGGCCGGCTGGAGTCGGTCGACACCGTGTTCACCGACGAGGCCCACCTGCGCCGCATCATCGACAAGATCGTGTCCCGCATCGGCCGCCGGGTCGACGAGTCGAGCCCCATGGTCGACGCGCGCCTGCCCGACGGCAGCCGCGTCAACGCGGTCGTGCCGCCGCTGGCGATCGACGGCTCGGCCCTGACGATCCGGAAGTTCGCCGCGGACCCGTTCACCGTCGACGACCTCATCTCGTTCGGCTCGCTGACGCCCCGCACGGCGGACTTCCTCGAGGCCTGCGTGCGCGGTCGGCTCAACATCATCGTCTCGGGCTCCACGGGCGCGGGAAAGACGACGACGCTCAACGTGCTCTCGTCGTTCATCCCCGCCGACGAGCGGATCGTGACGATCGAGGACGCCGCCGAGCTTCAGCTCAAGCAGGACCACGTCGTGCGGCTCGAGTCCCGGCCGCCCAACATCGAGGGCAAGGGCGAGGTGCAGATCCGCGACCTCGTCAAGAACAGCCTCCGCATGCGGCCCGACCGCATCATCGTCGGCGAGGTGCGCGACGCCTCGGCGCTCGACATGCTGCAGGCGATGAGCACGGGCCACGACGGCTCGATCGCCACGGCGCACTCCAACGGCCCCCGCGACACGCTGTCGCGCATCGAGACGATGGTGCTCATGGCGGGCATGGACCTGCCGATCCGCGCCATCCGCGAGCAGATGGCGTCGGCGATCGACCTGATCGTGCACCAGACGCGCTTCAAGGACGGCTCCCGCCACATCACCCACATCACCGAGGTGGAGCGGATGGAGGGCGAGGTCGTGACGCTGCAGGACGTGTTCGTCTACGACCACGGCGCGGGCTTCGACGCGGCGGGACGGTCGCTGGGCCGGCTGCGCTCGACGGGCCTGCGGCCGAAGTTCCTCGAGAAGATGGCCTACCACAACGTCACCGTCGACCCGATGGTGTTCGCGCTGGACCGGCACTGA
- a CDS encoding AMP-dependent synthetase/ligase, translating into MREYSTPLTIEIPTTGNLTDDVVRNAAEAPDTPVLSRPDGRGGWVDTTASEFLAEVRAAAKGLVAAGVAPGDRVALLSKTRYEWTLLDYAIWFAGAVGVPVYETSSAEQISWILADSGAVAVLAETAEHLERVAAARAEAPALQHVWGIDDGAVATLGALGAEVSDADLEARRTAATPADLATLIYTSGTTGRPKGCELTHGNFMFELGVAVDELDELFAEGASTLLFLPLAHVFARIIQVGAVKARARMGHSADIKNLVRDFGVFKPTFILAVPRVFEKVYNTASQNAAADGKGKIFDRAADVAIAYSRGLDHGRPSLAVRLQHAVFDKLVYAKLRTALGGRCGYAVSGGAPLGDRLGHFYRGIGLVVLEGYGLTETTGAVTVNLSDAVKIGTVGRPLPGTGVRVADDGELHFRGGQVFRGYWGNPDATAEALDTDGWFRTGDVGEVDDEGFVRITGRKKEIIVTAGGKNVAPAVLEDRLRAHHLVSQCMVVGDGQPFIGALVTIDPESFPAWAAAHGKTGTIADLVDDPDLVAAIESAVDDANQAVSKAEAIRKFTILPVDWTEEAGQLTPSLKLKRNVVMREFRAEVDALYGA; encoded by the coding sequence GTGCGCGAGTACTCCACCCCGTTGACCATCGAGATCCCGACCACGGGCAACCTGACGGACGACGTCGTCCGCAACGCCGCCGAGGCTCCGGACACGCCCGTGCTGAGCCGCCCCGACGGGCGCGGCGGCTGGGTCGACACCACTGCGAGCGAGTTCCTCGCGGAGGTGCGCGCGGCCGCGAAGGGCCTCGTCGCGGCCGGCGTGGCTCCCGGCGACCGGGTCGCCCTGCTGTCGAAGACGCGCTACGAGTGGACCCTGCTCGACTACGCGATCTGGTTCGCGGGGGCGGTCGGCGTCCCCGTCTACGAGACGTCCTCGGCCGAGCAGATCTCCTGGATCCTCGCGGACTCCGGCGCCGTCGCGGTGCTCGCCGAGACCGCGGAGCACCTCGAGCGCGTGGCCGCCGCCCGCGCGGAGGCGCCCGCGCTGCAGCACGTCTGGGGCATCGACGACGGCGCCGTCGCGACGCTCGGGGCGCTGGGGGCCGAGGTCTCCGACGCCGACCTGGAGGCGCGCCGCACGGCGGCGACGCCCGCCGACCTGGCCACGCTGATCTACACGTCCGGCACGACCGGACGCCCCAAGGGCTGCGAGCTCACGCACGGCAACTTCATGTTCGAGCTGGGCGTGGCGGTCGACGAGCTCGACGAGCTGTTCGCGGAGGGGGCGTCAACCCTGCTCTTCCTCCCCCTGGCCCACGTGTTCGCCCGGATCATCCAGGTCGGCGCCGTCAAGGCGCGGGCGCGGATGGGCCACTCGGCCGACATCAAGAACCTCGTGCGGGACTTCGGCGTCTTCAAGCCGACCTTCATCCTCGCGGTGCCGCGGGTGTTCGAGAAGGTCTACAACACGGCGTCCCAGAACGCGGCCGCCGACGGCAAGGGGAAGATCTTCGACCGCGCCGCGGACGTCGCGATCGCGTACTCGCGGGGCCTCGACCACGGCCGCCCCTCGCTCGCGGTGCGCCTGCAGCACGCCGTCTTCGACAAGCTGGTCTACGCGAAGCTCCGCACCGCCCTCGGCGGCCGCTGCGGGTACGCCGTGTCGGGCGGCGCACCGCTCGGCGACCGCCTCGGGCACTTCTACCGCGGGATCGGGCTCGTCGTGCTCGAGGGCTACGGCCTCACCGAGACGACGGGCGCCGTCACCGTGAACCTGTCCGACGCGGTCAAGATCGGCACCGTCGGGCGGCCCCTGCCGGGCACGGGCGTGCGCGTCGCCGACGACGGCGAGCTGCACTTCCGCGGCGGCCAGGTGTTCCGCGGCTATTGGGGCAACCCCGACGCCACCGCGGAGGCGCTCGACACCGACGGCTGGTTCCGCACGGGCGACGTCGGCGAGGTCGACGACGAGGGGTTCGTGCGCATCACGGGCCGCAAGAAGGAGATCATCGTGACGGCCGGCGGCAAGAACGTCGCCCCGGCCGTGCTCGAGGACCGCCTGCGCGCCCACCACCTCGTGTCGCAGTGCATGGTCGTCGGCGACGGCCAGCCGTTCATCGGCGCCCTCGTCACCATCGACCCCGAGTCCTTCCCGGCCTGGGCCGCCGCCCACGGCAAGACCGGGACGATCGCCGACCTCGTCGACGACCCCGACCTCGTCGCCGCCATCGAGTCCGCCGTCGACGACGCCAACCAGGCGGTGTCCAAGGCCGAGGCGATCCGCAAGTTCACGATCCTGCCCGTCGACTGGACCGAGGAGGCGGGACAGCTGACCCCCAGCCTCAAGCTCAAGCGGAACGTGGTGATGCGCGAGTTCCGCGCGGAGGTCGACGCCCTGTACGGCGCCTGA